One segment of Rhodopirellula baltica SH 1 DNA contains the following:
- a CDS encoding SHD1 domain-containing protein, which yields MNRSLRLALQWTLVVCMIAILSVSPASAGWLLKRIHSKNADCCEIATDTCCTAPEPVCCVPAPEPVCCEPAPISCEPAPTCCDSVEIVPAPVASDACCGSVVSPMSEGIIIEQPIYGESTIVPMAEGHVIEGEIMEAPAMPAEDSTQVAPPVPAESEVEQPAIEPQADPAANAEVEDPMPIEEPAEEAPVVEPPAEEPVMEEPAVEEPVAEEPAVEEPAADLFPAEDNPFPQDAPAEEAPAFDMPAEDAPVEEAPADDAFGDLFGGEAEMPAEPATPDVQTPDTQSVDDLFGGDAAPADPVMPETPAETPADDGFGDLFGGEAEAPADMPAEQPADDGFGDLFGGEAEAPAEEAMPQKGGLDGLFDDAAPAEDAPADGGGLDDLFGDPPAEDTSESAIDDLFSQGKQKLADSEVTQVVTEKKVAKSVDVLDSTKTRTWIDNTGNWGTDGRLVEVRENEIQILKTNGRTCTVPMERLSDADRAYVDSIRAQVSEFLFAMASAD from the coding sequence ATGAATCGTTCCCTTCGCCTTGCACTGCAGTGGACGTTGGTGGTCTGCATGATCGCCATTTTGAGCGTCAGTCCCGCTTCGGCCGGATGGCTCTTGAAGCGAATTCACAGCAAAAATGCTGACTGCTGTGAAATCGCAACGGACACCTGCTGCACCGCTCCAGAGCCCGTCTGTTGCGTTCCCGCTCCGGAACCCGTTTGCTGCGAACCAGCACCAATCAGCTGCGAACCAGCCCCGACCTGCTGCGACAGCGTCGAGATCGTCCCAGCTCCAGTCGCTTCGGATGCATGTTGCGGTTCAGTGGTCTCGCCAATGAGCGAAGGCATCATCATCGAACAACCGATCTACGGTGAATCGACCATCGTTCCCATGGCCGAAGGTCACGTGATCGAAGGCGAAATCATGGAAGCTCCCGCGATGCCAGCGGAAGATTCCACTCAGGTTGCTCCGCCCGTTCCCGCTGAATCTGAAGTCGAGCAGCCTGCCATCGAGCCTCAAGCGGATCCAGCTGCCAATGCGGAAGTTGAAGACCCCATGCCGATCGAAGAACCTGCTGAAGAAGCACCGGTCGTCGAGCCACCGGCTGAAGAGCCCGTGATGGAAGAGCCCGCTGTTGAAGAACCTGTCGCAGAAGAGCCTGCGGTGGAAGAACCAGCCGCCGACTTGTTCCCCGCTGAGGACAACCCGTTCCCACAAGATGCACCTGCCGAAGAAGCTCCGGCGTTCGACATGCCAGCCGAAGATGCACCCGTTGAGGAAGCTCCCGCGGACGACGCTTTTGGCGATCTGTTCGGTGGTGAGGCTGAAATGCCAGCTGAGCCTGCCACACCAGATGTGCAGACACCTGATACTCAATCCGTTGACGATTTGTTTGGTGGCGACGCTGCACCGGCCGACCCCGTGATGCCAGAAACACCAGCGGAAACGCCTGCTGACGATGGTTTTGGCGACCTGTTTGGTGGCGAAGCCGAAGCACCTGCTGACATGCCCGCCGAACAGCCTGCTGACGATGGCTTTGGTGACTTGTTTGGTGGTGAAGCGGAAGCTCCCGCCGAAGAAGCCATGCCCCAAAAAGGAGGCCTGGACGGACTGTTCGATGACGCTGCACCTGCCGAAGATGCTCCTGCCGATGGTGGTGGACTGGACGACTTGTTCGGCGACCCACCAGCCGAAGACACTTCGGAATCGGCCATCGACGATTTGTTTAGCCAAGGCAAACAAAAACTGGCTGATTCGGAAGTCACCCAAGTTGTGACAGAAAAGAAAGTTGCCAAGTCTGTCGATGTCCTGGACAGCACCAAGACTCGTACTTGGATTGACAACACCGGCAATTGGGGCACCGACGGCCGTTTGGTCGAAGTCCGTGAGAACGAAATTCAGATTCTGAAAACGAATGGCCGCACCTGCACCGTTCCGATGGAACGATTGAGCGACGCGGACCGAGCGTACGTCGATTCGATTCGTGCTCAGGTCAGCGAGTTCTTGTTCGCAATGGCCTCGGCCGACTGA
- a CDS encoding tyrosine-type recombinase/integrase: protein MPKLTQALPQYRKHSSGQARVTINGRDYLLGPYGTKASRTMYDRVIAEYLASGRSSSFGVRDSSITLAMLMVDYARFAKAYYGTGKNSEWHRIKYAIRPIKSYYASLPACEFGPSHFKVVRESMINDGWARTNINANMKRIVRMMKWAAAEGKLPASVFETLRLIPGLKKGRTEARESEPVQPVDPIVVQKTLPHLPDVVADMVRIQELAGCRPGEVCKLTPSMIDRSGEVWLASIEDHKTAHHGHRRSFPLGPKAQAILLPYLDRGPNECLFRPVDTDKRRRAAASRARTTPKSCGNRKGTNRKRNPKRKPGVAYTTSTYGKAIGRAAKKAKVDHWSPNQLRHSRATVIRKEFGLEAAQVVLGHKSADITQTYAERDAALAFEVARKIG from the coding sequence ATGCCCAAACTCACTCAAGCCTTGCCTCAATACCGCAAGCATTCTAGCGGCCAAGCTCGTGTAACCATCAATGGACGCGACTATTTGCTCGGCCCGTACGGTACGAAAGCCAGCCGCACGATGTACGACCGCGTCATCGCGGAGTATCTCGCGTCTGGACGAAGTTCTTCCTTCGGCGTCCGGGATAGCTCAATCACGCTCGCGATGCTGATGGTTGACTACGCTCGGTTCGCGAAAGCCTATTACGGAACCGGCAAGAACTCCGAGTGGCATCGAATCAAGTATGCCATTCGCCCGATCAAGAGCTATTACGCATCCCTTCCGGCTTGTGAGTTTGGCCCCAGTCACTTCAAGGTTGTCCGAGAGTCGATGATCAATGATGGGTGGGCAAGGACCAACATCAACGCGAATATGAAGCGGATTGTCCGGATGATGAAATGGGCTGCCGCCGAGGGGAAACTTCCTGCCAGCGTTTTTGAAACGCTTCGATTGATTCCCGGTCTCAAGAAAGGAAGGACAGAGGCCAGGGAGAGTGAGCCGGTCCAACCTGTCGATCCAATCGTGGTGCAGAAAACCCTGCCTCACTTGCCGGACGTTGTCGCTGATATGGTTCGGATCCAGGAACTGGCCGGATGCCGTCCAGGTGAGGTGTGTAAGCTCACTCCGTCAATGATCGATCGAAGCGGTGAAGTCTGGCTCGCCTCGATCGAAGATCACAAGACGGCTCACCACGGACACCGACGAAGCTTCCCGCTTGGCCCCAAGGCACAAGCGATTTTGCTGCCCTACCTGGATCGCGGTCCCAACGAGTGTCTGTTTCGTCCGGTGGATACGGACAAACGCCGTCGTGCCGCTGCGAGCCGGGCCCGCACAACTCCGAAGTCGTGTGGGAACCGCAAAGGAACCAATCGCAAACGGAATCCCAAACGAAAGCCAGGAGTCGCCTACACGACCTCTACCTATGGAAAAGCAATCGGTAGGGCGGCGAAGAAAGCAAAGGTCGATCACTGGTCACCGAATCAACTTCGCCACAGTCGAGCGACTGTCATTCGCAAAGAGTTTGGGCTGGAAGCCGCTCAGGTTGTTCTAGGGCACAAGTCCGCGGATATCACCCAGACGTACGCTGAGCGAGACGCAGCCTTGGCATTCGAGGTTGCCCGAAAGATCGGCTGA
- a CDS encoding GIY-YIG nuclease family protein, whose amino-acid sequence MTSPTAKTIQIYLPTGEPRGIRIAEITTRIVQAVLIPRSDLAQGKSRQELTLPRVYFLFGEDEEGAKPIVYVGQTEDARKRFDSHNKTKTFWKTAVFCVSKTQNFTQAHIRYLEWHCMQKAKEVNRFSLDNGQVPETSIYVPEPMEAELLDVFETISTLVSTLGYPVFEPVSKTAGPTSRFFIRSRGCDATGELVEDGFVVRQGSRSRTEFTASAPDSVHSQRQKMIESGILEERHGNYFYLQDYLFPSPSSVVLGASANGWTEWKDLSGATLSEIHRETNEIDDT is encoded by the coding sequence ATGACATCACCGACCGCGAAAACGATTCAGATCTACTTGCCCACCGGTGAACCACGTGGAATCCGGATCGCCGAAATCACCACCCGAATCGTGCAGGCCGTGCTGATTCCTCGTAGCGATCTCGCCCAGGGGAAGTCGCGGCAAGAACTCACTTTACCGAGAGTCTATTTCCTTTTCGGTGAAGACGAGGAGGGCGCAAAACCAATTGTCTACGTTGGGCAGACTGAGGATGCCCGAAAGCGATTTGACAGCCACAACAAGACGAAAACATTCTGGAAGACAGCGGTCTTTTGCGTGTCGAAAACGCAGAACTTCACGCAGGCTCACATACGCTATTTGGAATGGCATTGCATGCAGAAGGCCAAGGAGGTGAATCGTTTCTCACTGGACAATGGGCAGGTACCGGAGACGTCAATCTACGTCCCTGAGCCGATGGAAGCCGAATTGCTCGACGTGTTCGAAACCATCAGCACCCTTGTCTCGACTCTCGGGTACCCGGTGTTCGAACCAGTCTCGAAGACAGCTGGCCCAACGTCTCGATTCTTCATCCGCTCACGAGGATGCGATGCGACCGGCGAATTGGTAGAGGATGGATTCGTTGTCCGTCAGGGAAGCCGATCACGAACCGAGTTCACGGCGTCGGCGCCGGATTCAGTCCATTCACAACGTCAGAAGATGATCGAGTCGGGAATCCTTGAAGAGCGTCACGGAAACTACTTCTACCTTCAGGACTACCTTTTCCCTTCTCCCAGCTCAGTCGTGCTCGGTGCTAGCGCGAACGGGTGGACGGAATGGAAGGACTTATCCGGTGCGACGCTGAGCGAGATCCACCGAGAAACCAACGAGATCGATGACACTTAA
- a CDS encoding type I restriction-modification system subunit M has product MITGEIKSKVDRLWDAFWTGGISNPLEVMEQITYLLFIKRLDDLHTLEENKANRTKKPMENRIFPEGKDEKKRSYEDLRWSRFKHFEPKEMFDVVNEHVFPFLRTLGGDGSTYTKHMKDARFTIPTPALLARVVDMIDQVPMEDRDTKGDLYEYMLGKIASAGQNGQFRTPRHIIELMVELTVPTPTDVICDPACGTAGFLVVAGEYLREKHPEVLRDAKLKKHFHGDMFHGFDFDSTMLRIGSMNMLLHGVENPDIVYRDSLAQEHGAEEERYSLVLANPPFAGSLDYESCAKDLLQIVKTKKTELLFLTLFLRLLKPGGRAAIIVPDGVLFGSSKAHKTLRKMLVEDQKLDGIISMPGGVFKPYAGVSTAIVLFTKTNSGGTKHVWFYDMQADGKSLDDKRTELLPPEKQGPAPTAKLTGDEHAKNNLPDILQRWSKRDKSERKNERTAQSFCVPKSDIVEQGYDLSINRYKEVVHEEVDHRPPQAILDELESIETEITQGMKQLRGMLK; this is encoded by the coding sequence TTGATCACGGGTGAAATCAAGAGCAAGGTCGACAGGCTCTGGGACGCGTTTTGGACGGGCGGGATCTCGAATCCGCTGGAGGTGATGGAGCAAATCACGTATCTGCTGTTCATCAAACGCCTCGACGATCTGCATACGCTCGAAGAAAACAAAGCCAACCGCACCAAGAAGCCGATGGAAAATCGGATCTTCCCCGAGGGCAAGGACGAAAAGAAACGCTCCTACGAAGACCTCCGCTGGTCGCGGTTCAAACACTTCGAGCCCAAGGAAATGTTCGATGTGGTCAACGAGCACGTCTTTCCGTTTCTGCGAACGCTCGGTGGTGACGGATCGACGTACACCAAGCACATGAAAGACGCTCGGTTCACGATCCCCACACCGGCGCTGCTGGCCCGAGTCGTGGACATGATCGACCAAGTGCCGATGGAGGATCGGGACACCAAGGGCGATCTGTACGAATACATGCTGGGCAAGATCGCCTCAGCGGGACAGAACGGGCAATTCCGAACGCCGCGTCACATCATCGAATTGATGGTGGAACTGACCGTACCGACGCCGACCGACGTGATCTGCGATCCGGCTTGCGGAACGGCTGGGTTCTTGGTCGTGGCGGGTGAGTACCTGCGTGAAAAACATCCCGAAGTCCTCCGCGATGCCAAGCTGAAAAAGCACTTTCATGGCGACATGTTCCACGGCTTCGACTTCGACAGCACGATGCTGCGGATCGGCAGCATGAACATGCTGCTGCACGGCGTGGAGAATCCCGACATCGTCTACCGCGACTCGTTGGCTCAGGAACACGGTGCGGAGGAAGAACGCTACTCGCTGGTGCTGGCCAATCCTCCGTTCGCTGGCTCGCTGGATTACGAGAGCTGTGCCAAGGACTTGTTGCAAATCGTCAAGACGAAGAAGACCGAGCTGCTGTTTCTGACGCTGTTCCTGCGGTTGCTCAAGCCCGGTGGCCGCGCGGCGATCATCGTCCCCGACGGCGTGTTGTTCGGATCGTCGAAGGCCCACAAGACGCTGCGGAAGATGTTGGTCGAGGATCAGAAGCTGGACGGGATCATCTCGATGCCCGGCGGCGTGTTCAAGCCGTATGCGGGCGTCTCGACGGCGATCGTGTTGTTCACCAAGACCAACTCGGGCGGCACCAAGCACGTTTGGTTCTACGACATGCAGGCCGATGGCAAGTCGCTGGACGACAAGCGAACCGAGTTGTTACCACCGGAAAAGCAAGGCCCAGCGCCGACGGCGAAGCTGACGGGGGACGAGCACGCCAAGAACAACTTGCCCGACATTTTGCAACGATGGAGCAAGCGGGACAAGTCCGAGCGAAAGAACGAGCGAACGGCGCAGAGCTTTTGCGTGCCGAAGTCGGACATCGTCGAGCAAGGTTACGACTTGTCGATCAACCGTTACAAGGAAGTCGTCCACGAAGAAGTCGACCATCGCCCCCCGCAAGCGATTCTGGATGAGTTGGAAAGCATCGAGACAGAGATCACCCAAGGCATGAAGCAACTGCGGGGGATGCTGAAGTGA
- a CDS encoding restriction endonuclease subunit S produces the protein MKSHETPAGWSLTKLSEICDPNAPIMYGILQPGPVILDGVPYVRPSEIDPDRIRLEDIKRTTPEIAERYRRSTLQTEDLLITIVGTLGRIAVVPPELNGANITQSSARIRLNRKTANLRYIRQLLRSPIAIRQYDFHRLGTGVPRLNIHHVRDLQIPLPPLSEQKRIAEILDRAEALRAKRRAALALLDELTQSIFLDMFGDPVSNPKGWPVESLSDLGKITTGGTPSSKKEGMFGGTVPFVTPGDLESDELPKRTLSDHGASEAKTVPAGATFVCCIGATIGKMGQASVRSAFNQQLNAIEWSNSVNDDFGLGVLRFFKKLIATWGASTTLPILKKSSFEKIEIPVPPIESQAIYADRKSEIEQLRSLHRNSLSELDQLFASLQHRAFRGEL, from the coding sequence GTGAAATCTCATGAAACCCCGGCGGGCTGGTCTTTGACAAAGCTCTCCGAAATTTGCGATCCGAATGCACCAATCATGTACGGCATCCTTCAGCCAGGTCCAGTAATCCTGGATGGCGTTCCTTACGTTCGCCCTAGTGAAATTGATCCTGACCGCATCCGTCTTGAAGACATAAAACGAACGACACCGGAAATTGCAGAACGCTATCGCAGATCGACTCTTCAAACCGAGGACTTGCTCATCACAATTGTCGGCACGTTGGGACGAATCGCGGTTGTACCGCCCGAGTTGAATGGTGCGAACATAACGCAGTCGTCAGCACGTATCCGACTAAACCGAAAAACAGCAAATCTCCGATACATTCGACAGTTGCTTCGCTCGCCAATTGCAATAAGGCAGTACGACTTTCACCGACTTGGGACTGGTGTCCCCCGACTAAACATCCATCATGTGCGTGATTTGCAGATTCCCCTTCCGCCGCTTTCGGAGCAGAAGCGGATCGCGGAGATCTTGGATCGGGCGGAGGCGTTGCGAGCCAAGCGTCGCGCCGCCCTCGCCCTCCTCGACGAACTCACCCAATCCATCTTCCTCGACATGTTCGGCGATCCGGTGAGTAATCCCAAGGGCTGGCCGGTGGAGTCGCTTTCAGACCTGGGGAAAATAACAACGGGTGGAACTCCATCGAGCAAAAAGGAAGGCATGTTTGGAGGAACAGTTCCGTTCGTGACTCCGGGCGACTTGGAATCAGACGAATTACCCAAGCGAACTTTAAGTGACCACGGCGCAAGCGAGGCCAAGACTGTTCCGGCTGGAGCGACGTTCGTGTGCTGTATTGGCGCGACCATCGGGAAAATGGGGCAGGCATCTGTGCGAAGCGCTTTTAACCAGCAGCTCAACGCTATCGAATGGTCGAACAGCGTCAATGATGATTTTGGACTGGGTGTGTTGCGGTTCTTCAAGAAACTGATCGCAACATGGGGTGCATCAACTACGCTTCCAATCCTAAAAAAGTCTTCTTTTGAAAAGATTGAGATTCCTGTTCCTCCCATCGAGTCTCAAGCGATCTACGCAGACCGCAAATCCGAGATTGAACAATTGAGAAGTCTTCACCGCAATTCGCTTAGCGAGCTAGACCAACTCTTCGCCTCCCTCCAACACCGGGCGTTTCGAGGGGAACTATGA
- a CDS encoding DEAD/DEAH box helicase family protein produces MSNFDFLTSEWKDIHEAASKAESAAIPDPRTSCFYARRTLELAARWAYKFDRALKLPYQDNLSALIHEPTFKQTAGDAVFNKAKLINKRGNDAVHSHRDVSEADAVSTVQELFHFCYWFARLYARRNRPDPALTFDPAILPTTAIPKQTLNQLKLLETQLKEKDEKLSVLLADKDKLDAEIKLLRTEVAKAKKAAEKIQDDHDYNEAETRDRWIDELLKESGWPLDQKRDLEFPVTGMPNTKGEGFVDYVLWGDDGKPLAVVEAKRTRRDPRAGEQQAKLYADCLEAIYGQRPIIFYTNGYEHWIWDDAMYAPRRVQGFYKKAELELLILRRSSRRDLASATIDDTIVERYYQTRAIRRIGESFEKDNERKSLLVMATGSGKTRTVIALCDLLIRCNWAKRVLFLADRVALVNQATNAFKAFLPDSSPVNLVTEKDSEGRVYLSTYPTMMGLIDEAKDGQRRFGVGHFDLVVIDEAHRSVYQKYGAIFDYFDSLLVGLTATPKDEIDKNTYGLFDLETGVPTDAYDLDEAVADKFLVPPKAVSVPLKFEREGIKYDDLSEEDKDEWDAKEWDEDVVRKGEVDSSAVNKWLFNEDTVDKVLEHLMTRGQYVAGGDLLGKTIIFAKNQGHADFIKERFDINYPHYKGEFARIITFKTEYAQTVIDSFSNKDKLPQIAISVDMLDTGIDVPEVLNLVFFKLVRSKTKFWQMVGRGTRLCPDLFGPGQDKEFFYIFDYCQNLEYFSQNPAGSAGSTAESLSTRLFKRRLELIRFLDGKELPATAEAISEADAGYEADPTSETQVRALAARFLHRQVASMNLENFLVRAHRRSVEKFAKKEAWEQLKEAEIQELADEVAPLPTQMERESEEAKRFDLLLLNLQLSLLNKEPAYERLRQQVVAIAGLLEEKHTIPMVNQQMIHIEAIQTEEWWADVTLPMLEVIRRRLRDLVQFIEKAKRKPVYTNFDDMLGDEVEVGLDEFVGTDTFERFRSKAQAFLREHLGIDAVRKLRTNETLTKADLDDLERILLDNEIGNHEYIEQAKQESEGFGVFVRSLVGIDREVAKRLFGEFLQGSVYNANQIEFINLIVNQLVDHGIVDASLLYESPFTDISPQGPDAIFTSEEVDKIMQLLDDIKASAIAA; encoded by the coding sequence ATGAGCAACTTTGACTTCCTCACCTCCGAATGGAAGGACATCCACGAAGCGGCCAGCAAAGCCGAGTCGGCGGCGATCCCCGATCCTCGCACCTCCTGCTTCTACGCTCGCCGTACGTTGGAGCTTGCCGCACGTTGGGCTTACAAGTTCGACCGGGCTTTGAAACTGCCGTACCAAGACAACTTGTCGGCGCTGATTCACGAACCCACGTTCAAGCAGACCGCTGGCGATGCGGTCTTCAACAAAGCGAAGCTGATCAACAAGCGGGGCAATGATGCGGTTCACAGCCACCGAGACGTTTCCGAAGCGGACGCGGTTTCGACGGTTCAGGAACTGTTCCACTTCTGCTACTGGTTCGCCCGACTTTACGCCCGTCGCAATCGGCCTGATCCCGCGCTGACATTCGATCCGGCGATCTTGCCGACGACCGCGATCCCGAAACAAACGCTCAACCAACTGAAATTGCTTGAGACCCAACTGAAGGAGAAAGACGAGAAACTCTCCGTCTTGTTGGCCGACAAGGACAAGCTCGATGCCGAGATCAAGCTGCTTCGCACGGAAGTGGCCAAGGCGAAAAAGGCTGCCGAGAAGATTCAGGACGATCACGATTACAACGAAGCCGAAACCCGAGATCGCTGGATCGACGAACTGCTGAAAGAATCCGGCTGGCCGCTGGATCAAAAGCGTGATCTTGAGTTCCCCGTGACGGGGATGCCCAACACCAAGGGCGAAGGCTTTGTCGATTACGTGCTGTGGGGCGACGATGGCAAGCCGCTGGCGGTGGTCGAGGCCAAACGGACACGACGCGATCCAAGAGCCGGGGAACAGCAAGCAAAGCTGTATGCCGATTGTCTGGAAGCGATTTATGGACAGCGACCGATCATTTTCTACACCAACGGCTACGAACATTGGATCTGGGACGATGCGATGTACGCGCCGCGCCGGGTTCAGGGGTTCTACAAGAAAGCGGAGTTGGAACTGCTGATCCTCAGGCGAAGTAGTCGCCGCGATTTGGCTTCGGCGACGATCGACGACACGATTGTGGAACGCTATTACCAAACCCGCGCGATCCGACGAATCGGCGAGTCGTTTGAAAAAGACAACGAACGGAAGTCGCTGCTGGTGATGGCAACGGGCAGCGGAAAGACCCGAACCGTGATCGCTCTGTGCGATTTGCTGATCCGATGCAATTGGGCGAAGCGTGTCCTGTTTCTGGCCGACCGCGTGGCGCTGGTCAATCAGGCGACCAATGCGTTCAAGGCATTCTTGCCGGATTCGTCACCGGTGAATCTGGTGACGGAAAAGGATTCCGAGGGACGGGTCTACCTTTCGACTTACCCGACCATGATGGGCTTGATCGACGAAGCAAAAGACGGGCAACGTCGCTTTGGTGTTGGGCATTTCGATCTCGTTGTGATCGATGAAGCCCACCGGAGTGTGTACCAGAAGTACGGAGCGATCTTCGACTACTTCGATTCGCTGCTGGTTGGACTGACCGCCACCCCGAAAGACGAGATCGACAAGAACACGTACGGCTTGTTCGATCTGGAAACCGGCGTGCCTACCGATGCATACGATCTGGACGAAGCGGTCGCGGACAAGTTTCTAGTTCCTCCGAAAGCGGTGTCGGTGCCGCTGAAGTTTGAACGCGAGGGGATCAAGTACGACGATTTATCCGAAGAGGACAAGGACGAGTGGGATGCCAAGGAGTGGGACGAAGACGTTGTAAGGAAGGGAGAAGTCGATTCGTCAGCGGTCAACAAGTGGCTGTTCAACGAGGACACTGTCGACAAGGTGCTGGAACACTTGATGACGCGCGGCCAGTACGTCGCGGGCGGTGATTTGCTGGGGAAGACGATCATCTTCGCCAAGAATCAGGGTCACGCCGATTTCATCAAAGAGCGTTTCGACATCAACTACCCGCACTACAAGGGCGAGTTTGCCCGGATCATCACGTTCAAGACCGAGTACGCCCAAACGGTGATCGACAGTTTTTCCAACAAGGACAAGCTGCCTCAGATCGCGATCTCCGTCGACATGCTAGACACCGGCATCGACGTGCCCGAGGTGCTGAACCTCGTATTCTTCAAGTTGGTCCGATCCAAGACAAAGTTCTGGCAGATGGTCGGTCGGGGAACACGGCTGTGTCCCGATCTGTTTGGTCCGGGACAGGACAAAGAGTTCTTCTACATCTTTGATTACTGCCAGAATCTCGAATACTTCAGCCAGAATCCGGCTGGTTCGGCTGGTTCAACTGCGGAATCCCTGTCGACACGTTTGTTCAAGCGACGGTTGGAGTTGATCCGTTTTCTGGACGGAAAAGAGTTACCTGCAACCGCCGAAGCGATCAGTGAAGCGGATGCCGGATACGAAGCCGATCCAACTTCAGAGACTCAGGTGCGGGCATTGGCGGCACGATTCCTGCATCGGCAGGTCGCATCGATGAACCTCGAAAACTTCCTCGTTCGCGCCCATCGCCGCTCGGTTGAAAAGTTCGCCAAGAAGGAAGCTTGGGAACAGCTCAAAGAAGCCGAGATCCAGGAGCTTGCCGACGAGGTCGCCCCGCTTCCCACACAGATGGAGCGAGAATCGGAAGAGGCGAAGCGTTTTGATCTGTTGTTGCTGAACCTGCAGCTGTCGCTTCTCAATAAAGAGCCTGCCTACGAACGGCTTCGTCAGCAAGTCGTCGCCATCGCCGGACTGCTGGAAGAGAAGCACACCATTCCCATGGTGAATCAGCAAATGATCCACATCGAGGCAATCCAAACGGAGGAGTGGTGGGCGGATGTCACCCTTCCAATGCTGGAAGTCATTCGTCGTCGATTGCGTGATTTGGTGCAGTTCATCGAGAAGGCAAAACGCAAGCCGGTGTACACCAACTTTGACGACATGCTTGGGGACGAGGTCGAGGTCGGCCTGGATGAGTTTGTTGGCACCGACACGTTTGAGCGTTTCCGCAGCAAGGCTCAAGCGTTCCTACGCGAGCATCTGGGCATCGACGCGGTTCGCAAACTACGCACGAACGAAACGCTCACAAAAGCCGATCTCGACGATCTGGAGCGAATCCTCCTCGACAACGAAATTGGCAATCACGAATACATTGAACAGGCAAAGCAAGAAAGCGAAGGCTTCGGAGTCTTCGTGCGCTCGCTGGTTGGAATCGATCGCGAGGTAGCCAAGCGGTTGTTCGGCGAGTTTTTGCAGGGCAGCGTCTACAACGCGAACCAAATCGAATTCATCAACCTGATCGTGAACCAATTGGTGGATCACGGGATCGTCGATGCGTCGCTCTTGTACGAATCACCTTTCACCGACATCTCGCCCCAAGGACCGGACGCAATCTTCACCAGCGAAGAGGTCGACAAGATCATGCAACTGCTAGATGACATCAAGGCTTCGGCGATTGCTGCGTAG
- a CDS encoding Shedu anti-phage system protein SduA domain-containing protein, producing the protein MQIIYIHPGIEKYVRDLGYSEDAVAKTIAEPSSQESVDFTQVPDRYRRQQGEVCSLRYFGSEVVCVTYNIVGGAYEICDFFCLPRKDLPDGDIPCSLARTVFYERFAPSILEWIPVPDLPRVLGRARGKALEYLLEFRAAKSKDVLKLPVIKAIKAPHLEPRSQREKKRGYADILEGYCDEFRDLIEKSPKEETIHQWLANPQHMIFFGTDAEMVWSKIKFGTSFVSDFIVKRDELPYLMIEIEDTSKLFNNDGKRSKRYKDAIDQVQDWMGWLARGNINTFKDENPEMELFTSPHGLVVMGRQSNSNSKKDVRDRWEQDKSKANPQVLNYDEVISRVRKFASRLRKS; encoded by the coding sequence ATGCAAATTATCTACATTCACCCTGGCATCGAAAAATATGTTCGCGATTTGGGGTATTCCGAGGATGCGGTAGCGAAAACGATTGCTGAACCGAGTTCGCAGGAGTCAGTGGATTTTACGCAGGTTCCTGACCGATACCGGAGGCAACAAGGAGAAGTTTGTAGCCTCCGATACTTCGGAAGCGAGGTTGTTTGCGTGACCTACAACATTGTTGGCGGAGCTTACGAGATTTGCGATTTCTTTTGTCTGCCGCGTAAGGATTTGCCAGATGGTGATATCCCCTGCAGTCTCGCTCGCACGGTTTTCTACGAAAGGTTTGCCCCCTCGATTCTTGAATGGATTCCAGTTCCAGATTTGCCAAGGGTTTTGGGGCGTGCGAGAGGAAAAGCCCTGGAATATCTTTTGGAATTCCGCGCTGCGAAATCGAAGGATGTGCTGAAACTTCCTGTCATCAAGGCGATCAAGGCTCCGCATTTAGAACCAAGAAGCCAACGCGAGAAGAAACGAGGGTATGCAGACATTCTTGAAGGATACTGCGATGAGTTCCGAGACCTCATCGAGAAGTCTCCGAAGGAGGAGACGATTCATCAATGGCTAGCCAACCCTCAGCACATGATCTTCTTCGGGACTGATGCTGAGATGGTCTGGAGCAAAATCAAATTTGGAACGTCGTTCGTATCTGACTTCATCGTCAAGAGGGATGAGCTTCCGTACCTGATGATTGAGATCGAGGATACGTCGAAGTTGTTCAATAATGACGGGAAACGCAGCAAGAGATACAAAGACGCTATTGATCAGGTCCAGGACTGGATGGGGTGGCTGGCAAGGGGAAATATCAACACCTTCAAAGACGAAAACCCTGAGATGGAGCTCTTCACCTCGCCACACGGGCTCGTTGTGATGGGGCGGCAGTCGAACAGCAACTCCAAGAAGGATGTGCGAGATCGATGGGAGCAAGACAAATCCAAAGCCAATCCTCAAGTGCTCAATTACGACGAAGTGATTTCACGCGTTCGAAAGTTCGCTTCGCGACTTCGGAAAAGCTAG